The following proteins are encoded in a genomic region of Syngnathoides biaculeatus isolate LvHL_M chromosome 15, ASM1980259v1, whole genome shotgun sequence:
- the si:ch211-10a23.2 gene encoding galectin-related protein A-like has translation MEDKDKKGNEEYIGEIKGGLRPSMKLVVMGIVDKKPKSIEVVVSSAPQQKDAAEEEEEQQDQEAESQGDVGLQLKVSFTEKAVQRNARLAGKWGPAENTLSFFPFAPGEPFKMEIVCEHQQFRILVDGQPLCGFTHRLPQLASLTALRVFGDVRLTKVA, from the exons ATGGAGGACAAGGACAAGAAAGGAAAT GAGGAGTACATCGGAGAGATAAAGGGCGGTCTGCGGCCTTCCATGAAGCTGGTCGTGATGGGGATCGTTGACAAGAAACCCAAAAG caTCGAGGTCGTGGTGTCCAGCGCGCCTCAGCAGAAGGACGccgccgaggaggaggaggagcaacaGGACCAGGAGGCGGAGTCACAAGGCGACGTGGGTCTCCAGCTAAAGGTCAGCTTCACGGAAAAGGCCGTCCAACGCAACGCCCGCCTGGCGGGGAAGTGGGGTCCCGCCGAAAACACGCTCTCCTTCTTCCCCTTTGCGCCCGGGGAGCCTTTTAAG ATGGAGATCGTATGCGAGCACCAGCAGTTCCGCATCCTGGTGGACGGTCAGCCCCTGTGCGGCTTCACCCACCGCCTCCCGCAGCTCGCCAGCTTGACGGCGTTACGGGTTTTCGGGGACGTGCGACTCACCAAGGTGGCTTAA